The DNA window GTTTTTCTTTTATATAACGACGCACATCCCAGACAGGGTGCGGGATAACGCGCCATTTTCGGGTGCGAAACTTGAGTTAAATAACCATAATGCTTTCAGGCATGAGCTTTGGAGTCTTTTTGGAAAAACGAGGAGTCGTTACTGTCCAGAGTCAGGCAATTTACGCTGCGATTTTTGCTATTACAAAGATTTTGGTAAAGTCAAAATGTATTCAGTCAAATTGTAAAAGAACGATACGTGCACGGAGAAGTCCCCGAAGAGAAATTTGACCATCAATAAGCGTTTTACTGAAATAAAGAGATTCGTGGGCAACATATCGATCTAAATGAGCCAAAAGGAAGGTACAGAAATGCAGATGAACGGTGATGAAAGTGCTCCGATTTCTACAGATTATGCAAAGTCTCTTGTGGATGTACGCCAGCTTGAGAAGCGATACGGAACTACCATTGCCGTACGAGATATAACCTTCACGCTATATGCAGGGGAGATTCTCGCACTCGTAGGGCGCAACGGCGCAGGCAAGACCACGCTCATGCGAATGATTGCTGACGAAATAGAGCCAACGGACGGATCGATTCAATGTGCAACGGTGCGGCTGATGTATGTTCCGGACGAGACGATTCTCTATGAACACCTGACAGGAAGGGAGTTTCTGCACTTCATTGGAGTGATGTCGGGTGTCGATAAACGACAAATCGACGAGTTGGTCACCAATCATTTGGAGAAATGCCATTTGACACAAGCATCTAACCAATTGACGAAGACCTATTCGCTTGGCATGCGGCGACAACTGTCCATCGCAGCTGCACTCATCAGAAATCCAGATGTACTCATTCTTGATGAGATTACCAATGGTCTTGA is part of the Ferroacidibacillus organovorans genome and encodes:
- a CDS encoding ABC transporter ATP-binding protein produces the protein MQMNGDESAPISTDYAKSLVDVRQLEKRYGTTIAVRDITFTLYAGEILALVGRNGAGKTTLMRMIADEIEPTDGSIQCATVRLMYVPDETILYEHLTGREFLHFIGVMSGVDKRQIDELVTNHLEKCHLTQASNQLTKTYSLGMRRQLSIAAALIRNPDVLILDEITNGLDPVANAEVKQQLRDLVKQGKGILLSSHMLDVVVDVADRILVMDQGAMRYLGPLPGDVREATGSTNHRLEQFYLSLLHEEVSD